A genome region from Triticum aestivum cultivar Chinese Spring chromosome 2B, IWGSC CS RefSeq v2.1, whole genome shotgun sequence includes the following:
- the LOC123042006 gene encoding transcription factor MYC1-like has product MDDLLSPSSSFVPPSPSSHFSTVGQQVLEFVSREIPEQWLFDDGTMSQNADRELSPTGRTLLRSAELSELPPSLPATLQCQTNRRGRKTGPRSDGRHSAVSHVQAERLRRDKLNRRFCDLRAAVPNVSRMDKASLLADAVAYIAELRSRVARLGDEANKELEQSSVAASKFVQVDEAVDVRMVGSDAAAVRVTTAASHAPARLMGALRSLELQVQHACVSGVQGVTLQDVVVDVPPSMQDADGLRSALLQTLQDSA; this is encoded by the coding sequence ATGGACGATCTcctctctccgtcctcctccttCGTTCCACCCTCACCGTCCTCCCACTTCTCCACCGTAGGCCAGCAGGTGCTCGAGTTCGTGTCCCGGGAAATTCCCGAACAATGGCTGTTCGACGACGGCACGATGTCCCAGAACGCGGACAGGGAGCTGTCTCCCACGGGAAGAACGCTCCTCCGGAGCGCTGAGCTCTCCGAGCTGCCACCGAGCCTCCCGGCAACGCTGCAGTGCCAAACCAACCGGCGGGGCCGGAAAACCGGGCCCCGCTCTGACGGTCGCCATAGCGCCGTCAGCCATGTGCAGGCCGAGCGGCTGCGCCGCGACAAACTGAACCGTCGATTTTGCGATCTCCGAGCTGCCGTCCCCAACGTGTCCCGCATGGACAAGGCATCACTCCTGGCAGACGCCGTCGCCTACATCGCGGAGCTGCGCTCCCGCGTGGCGCGCCTCGGGGACGAGGCCAACAAGGAACTAGAGCAGAGCTCTGTGGCCGCTTCCAAGTTCGTGCAGGTAGATGAAGCGGTGGACGTGCGGATGGTGGGAAGTGACGCGGCCGCGGTGCGTGTGACCACAGCAGCCAGCCACGCTCCGGCGCGGCTGATGGGCGCGCTCCGGTCGCTGGAGCTGCAGGTGCAGCATGCCTGCGTTAGCGGCGTGCAAGGCGTGACCCTGCAGGACGTCGTCGTGGACGTGCCACCCTCGATGCAGGACGCTGATGGCCTCCGCTCGGCGCTGCTCCAGACGCTGCAGGACAGCGCCTAG